One Diospyros lotus cultivar Yz01 chromosome 1, ASM1463336v1, whole genome shotgun sequence genomic window carries:
- the LOC127790877 gene encoding DELLA protein RGL1-like, whose product MANSLFPFSSINFSDNQGRSDHLTWRDDQEDTFTATEQGWREGDFFPSTSDDFHPEKTAEEVLFDISYDHQQPIWDFRMQGNLHLSGTPLPLQPIPEDMEQETGNRSKFIEIGELNMEGSGSPFPMHPFKLLSNYASSTSMAREENIVSNVTSITRVDGRKLSTEEIVRLAGERYVEFSTRADGGFYPFIHPYGCDLLGVSMEENQDIELVQQLLSAAEKVGYRQFGCASRLLAGCELASDRGSPVKRIVFYFAEALQERIDRETGKYATKGTEKQGEYAMRLASASSLEFLAYHQEIPFVKAIQYAGVQAILENVASATTIHLIDLQIKSGIQWIILMQALADREDRPIKLLRITALGTTNKEDLERTCIRLLGFAESLNLPFSFKIVLLSDMKDIKAEQIEIGADETVAVYSQTALSTMISRPEYLDSIMIVIKTLKPAIMVVSELEANHNSSSFAKRFTEALFYHSAYFDCFEACMGRDSENRKVMEGVYFRDGIRNMVSTDGEERTSRTVKIEVWRAFFARFGMVEIDLSESSLHQARLVAELFDCKSACTLEKNGNSLLLGWKGTPLHSVSAWKFS is encoded by the coding sequence ATGGCGAATTCCTTATTCCCCTTCTCCTCAATCAATTTCAGTGATAATCAAGGGAGATCTGATCATCTTACTTGGCGTGATGATCAGGAAGACACTTTCACTGCAACAGAGCAAGGCTGGAGAGAGGGTGATTTTTTTCCTTCTACTAGTGATGACTTTCATCCAGAGAAAACGGCCGAGGAAGTATTATTTGACATCTCCTATGATCATCAACAACCCATTTGGGATTTCAGGATGCAAGGCAACTTGCACCTCAGTGGCACGCCCCTGCCACTTCAACCAATTCCGGAAGACATGGAGCAGGAGACTGGTAACAGGTCCAAATTTATAGAAATTGGCGAGCTGAACATGGAAGGGTCGGGATCTCCATTTCCCATGCACCCTTTCAAGCTGCTCAGCAACTATGCAAGCAGTACCAGCATGGCAAGAGAGGAGAATATTGTCAGCAATGTAACGAGCATCACTCGTGTTGATGGCAGGAAATTATCAACTGAAGAAATTGTGAGGTTGGCCGGAGAAAGGTATGTTGAGTTTTCAACTCGAGCTGATGGCGGTTTCTACCCTTTCATTCATCCATATGGTTGTGATCTCTTGGGTGTATCCATGGAGGAAAATCAAGATATAGAGCTTGTCCAACAGCTCTTATCTGCAGCAGAGAAGGTAGGCTACCGGCAATTTGGCTGCGCAAGCAGGTTGCTTGCTGGTTGTGAACTGGCTTCTGATAGAGGTAGTCCAGTCAAGAGAATTGTGTTCTACTTTGCTGAAGCTCTTCAAGAGAGGATTGACAGAGAAACGGGAAAATATGCAACTAAAGGAACAGAAAAGCAAGGAGAATATGCAATGAGACTGGCATCAGCTTCCAGCCTCGAATTCTTAGCATACCACCAAGAAATACCATTCGTGAAAGCAATTCAATATGCAGGAGTGCAGGCAATATTAGAGAATGTTGCGTCAGCAACAACGATCCATTTGATTGATCTCCAAATCAAGAGCGGAATTCAATGGATAATTTTGATGCAAGCTCTGGCAGATCGAGAAGACAGGCCGATTAAGCTTCTTAGGATAACTGCTCTTGGAACAACAAACAAGGAGGACCTTGAGAGAACGTGCATCAGACTGTTAGGATTCGCGGAGTCCTTAAATTTGCCCTTCTCGTTCAAGATAGTTTTGCTTTCAGACATGAAAGATATCAAGGCAGAGCAAATAGAAATTGGAGCCGATGAAACAGTGGCCGTTTATTCCCAAACAGCACTGAGTACGATGATCTCAAGGCCTGAATACTTGGATAGCATAATGATAGTAATCAAAACATTGAAGCCGGCTATAATGGTTGTCAGTGAACTAGAAGCAAATCACAATTCCTCATCATTTGCAAAGCGATTCACGGAAGCTCTTTTCTATCACAGCGCATATTTTGATTGCTTTGAAGCTTGCATGGGACGAGACAGCGAGAATAGAAAGGTGATGGAAGGAGTTTATTTTAGAGATGGGATTCGGAACATGGTCTCAACCGATGGAGAGGAACGAACTAGTAGAACCGTTAAAATTGAGGTTTGGAGAGCCTTCTTTGCAAGGTTTGGGATGGTGGAAATCGATCTAAGCGAATCTTCATTGCATCAAGCTAGATTAGTGGCTGAACTGTTTGATTGTAAGAGTGCTTGTACTCTTGAGAAGAATGGGAATAGCCTACTACTTGGGTGGAAGGGAACCCCGCTCCACTCTGTGTCCGCCTGGAAGTTTTCCTAG